The following are from one region of the Roseimicrobium gellanilyticum genome:
- a CDS encoding DUF1592 domain-containing protein: protein MPSPRLTVPLILAATASICSAAPATPAGAFNTQVKTLLDAHCTDCHGEDVQKAGLRLDTLPVDFASAKTSASWVKVLDKMASGEMPPKKEERPPQPALQAAMNYLRGELHHASLANQQKQGRVMIRRLNGTEYENTVNDLLGTKTPLKEMLPEDSTTAGFDNVSSGLDLSATHFLLYQEAATKAITAAIPVQPPMPFSNTRTGLEMTQKGPYFKQGLGRTSKLQGDALIIYSKLPRYGLCSTASAPVAGRYKIQIKACAVGAETKPVSVGFMTVMDSGREGPVLRDVRDIPHGEPQIIEYEIDLARRQSFVLNFLTSWDIRGFKKPIEEYTGPGVLVEYLKIEGPIDAFPPPSYNAIFSGVPLKARSVVKAENTGGRVPKIPDNRNDSQWHADPLVPDSANPKEDAARLIRAFLPRAFRRAVSEEVQQHYVQKVHGKLDEKYTFFDAMTYGYKLILSSPDFLFLSNAPATPAAASGELASTKLDNFSLAERLSYFLWSTMPDNELLSLAYRGELSKPATLQAQVERMLNSPKANNFTKNFAGQWLDLRKIDFTIPDPQLYSDFDSLLLWAMPLETELFFEEVLKNNLSLLNFVDSDWSMVNERLAMLYGIPGVTGSKFKKVKLPAESRRGGVMTHASVLKVTADGTHTSPILRGKWVLEKIIGKPPSPPPPDVAAIEPDIRGATTIRQQLDMHRNTPACNSCHAHIDPPGFALENYDPIGNWREFYRVTTRTKAGIVNLPYTSRGVYRGPDVEQGAVTPEGKPFKDLADYKKLLLEDKDQIARSLTKKLLIYSTGADIQFADREVVEQIVAKLKAENYGFRTLVHEVVQSRVFLNK from the coding sequence ATGCCCTCGCCCCGCCTCACCGTACCTCTCATCCTTGCCGCCACGGCGTCGATTTGCTCAGCAGCGCCAGCGACGCCAGCAGGTGCTTTCAATACCCAGGTGAAGACGCTGCTGGATGCGCACTGCACCGACTGCCATGGAGAGGATGTGCAGAAGGCCGGATTGCGGCTCGATACGCTCCCGGTCGACTTTGCGAGTGCCAAGACTTCGGCCAGTTGGGTGAAGGTGCTCGATAAAATGGCCTCCGGCGAGATGCCGCCGAAGAAGGAAGAGCGTCCTCCCCAACCAGCTCTGCAGGCAGCGATGAACTATCTCCGCGGCGAACTGCACCATGCCTCGCTTGCGAATCAGCAAAAGCAGGGACGCGTGATGATCCGCCGGCTGAATGGCACGGAGTACGAGAACACGGTCAATGACCTGCTCGGCACGAAAACGCCGCTCAAGGAAATGCTGCCCGAAGATAGCACCACCGCGGGATTCGACAACGTGAGCAGCGGCCTCGACCTCTCTGCCACGCATTTCCTCCTCTATCAGGAAGCTGCGACGAAGGCCATCACCGCCGCCATCCCGGTGCAGCCGCCCATGCCCTTCAGCAACACGCGCACGGGGCTGGAGATGACGCAGAAGGGGCCCTACTTCAAACAAGGCCTCGGTCGCACCTCGAAGCTGCAAGGAGACGCGCTTATTATTTACAGCAAGCTGCCGCGTTACGGACTCTGCTCCACTGCATCTGCACCTGTAGCCGGCCGTTACAAGATTCAAATCAAAGCGTGTGCCGTGGGGGCGGAGACCAAGCCCGTTTCGGTGGGCTTCATGACCGTGATGGACAGTGGTCGTGAAGGTCCCGTGCTGCGTGATGTACGCGATATTCCGCATGGTGAGCCACAAATCATCGAGTACGAGATCGACCTCGCGCGGCGGCAGTCGTTTGTGCTGAATTTCCTCACCTCCTGGGACATTCGCGGGTTCAAGAAACCCATTGAGGAATACACCGGTCCCGGCGTGCTGGTAGAGTATCTGAAGATCGAAGGTCCCATCGATGCCTTCCCTCCACCCAGCTACAACGCAATCTTCTCCGGGGTACCGCTCAAAGCACGCTCCGTGGTGAAAGCGGAGAACACCGGCGGTCGCGTGCCGAAGATTCCGGACAATCGCAATGATTCGCAGTGGCATGCCGACCCGCTGGTGCCGGACTCCGCGAACCCGAAGGAAGATGCTGCACGTCTCATCAGAGCCTTCCTGCCACGCGCCTTCCGCCGCGCCGTGAGCGAGGAGGTGCAGCAGCACTATGTGCAAAAGGTGCACGGCAAGCTCGACGAGAAGTACACCTTCTTTGATGCCATGACGTATGGCTACAAGCTCATCCTCTCCTCGCCCGATTTCCTCTTCCTGAGCAATGCGCCCGCGACACCAGCCGCGGCCAGCGGCGAGCTTGCGTCGACCAAACTCGACAACTTCTCCCTCGCGGAGCGTCTCTCCTACTTCCTCTGGTCGACCATGCCCGATAACGAGTTGCTGTCGCTCGCGTACCGGGGCGAACTGAGCAAGCCCGCTACCTTGCAGGCCCAGGTGGAGCGCATGCTGAACTCTCCGAAGGCAAATAACTTCACGAAGAACTTCGCGGGACAGTGGCTGGACCTGCGGAAGATCGACTTCACCATCCCCGACCCGCAGCTCTACAGCGACTTCGATAGTCTCCTGCTGTGGGCCATGCCCCTTGAGACCGAGCTCTTCTTCGAGGAGGTGCTGAAGAACAACCTGAGCCTGCTCAACTTCGTGGACTCGGACTGGTCCATGGTCAATGAGCGCCTCGCCATGCTCTATGGCATTCCCGGTGTGACCGGTAGTAAGTTCAAGAAGGTGAAACTGCCCGCAGAGAGCCGCCGCGGCGGCGTGATGACCCACGCTTCCGTGCTGAAAGTCACCGCCGATGGCACGCACACCTCGCCCATCCTGCGCGGAAAATGGGTGCTGGAAAAGATCATCGGCAAGCCACCCTCACCCCCACCGCCAGATGTCGCCGCCATCGAGCCGGACATCCGTGGCGCCACCACCATCCGGCAGCAACTCGACATGCATCGCAACACCCCCGCGTGCAACTCGTGCCATGCCCACATCGACCCACCGGGGTTCGCTCTGGAGAACTATGATCCCATTGGCAACTGGCGTGAATTCTACCGCGTCACCACGCGCACCAAGGCCGGCATCGTGAATCTCCCCTACACCAGCCGCGGTGTGTATCGCGGTCCTGATGTCGAGCAAGGCGCCGTCACCCCCGAAGGTAAACCCTTCAAGGATCTCGCCGACTACAAAAAGCTTCTTCTTGAAGACAAGGACCAGATCGCCCGAAGCCTCACCAAGAAACTCCTCATCTACTCCACCGGCGCAGACATCCAGTTCGCTGACCGCGAAGTGGTCGAGCAGATTGTGGCCAAGCTGAAGGCGGAAAACTACGGATTCCGCACCCTGGTACACGAGGTGGTGCAGAGCAGAGTATTCCTGAACAAGTAA
- a CDS encoding helix-turn-helix transcriptional regulator: MAMPPLQAEFFARMADPQGVRAIFEHLPGVFFFVKDAHGRHIAANSVTFARFGIKHERELVGAMDEKFFPAELAQAFREDDQMVMRSRKPLINRLEVWYDEQRNLDWFLTTKLPVLDKDGEVIGVMGITRRDEDRMRHHDVREVTAAVQYARKNCDKNVSTAELAKAAGVSERHLHRQLQATLGLTPHELMLRTRIQSAAEALAKTSAPIIEVALNHGFCDQSAFTQQFRKRTGMTPKQFRVRNQG, translated from the coding sequence ATGGCAATGCCCCCTCTCCAGGCCGAATTTTTCGCCCGCATGGCCGATCCACAGGGCGTTCGGGCCATTTTTGAGCATCTTCCTGGCGTCTTCTTTTTTGTGAAAGATGCTCACGGCAGGCACATTGCGGCGAACAGTGTGACCTTTGCCCGGTTCGGCATCAAACATGAGCGGGAACTGGTGGGCGCCATGGACGAGAAGTTCTTCCCCGCCGAGCTCGCGCAAGCCTTCCGCGAGGACGACCAGATGGTGATGCGCAGTCGCAAGCCGCTCATCAACCGCCTCGAAGTCTGGTACGATGAACAGCGGAATCTCGACTGGTTCCTCACCACGAAGCTTCCTGTGCTGGACAAGGACGGTGAGGTCATTGGCGTCATGGGCATCACCCGACGCGATGAAGACCGCATGCGCCATCATGACGTGCGAGAGGTGACCGCCGCCGTGCAGTATGCGCGAAAGAACTGCGACAAGAACGTCTCCACCGCCGAGCTCGCCAAGGCGGCTGGCGTTTCCGAGCGGCATCTGCATCGCCAGCTCCAGGCCACCTTGGGGCTCACCCCGCACGAACTGATGCTGCGCACGCGCATCCAGTCTGCCGCCGAGGCCCTGGCCAAGACGTCGGCGCCCATTATTGAGGTCGCGCTGAACCATGGTTTCTGCGACCAGAGCGCCTTCACCCAGCAGTTCCGCAAGCGCACCGGCATGACGCCAAAGCAGTTCCGGGTGCGAAATCAGGGCTAG
- a CDS encoding DUF7133 domain-containing protein — protein MVKLTRQLLLAALLSLSSSAVAQDNVEFPPKPPVRPLSPAEAAKTFQLPPGYRLELVLSEPEIVDPVCMAFDGNGRLYVAEMRTYMPDIDGTNQLVPGSRVSVHWSSKNDGVYDQHRIFADNLKLPRLLLPLADGVLIGETDTNDIYLYKDTNGDGVSDEKKQVYQGGPRGGNLEHQPSGLTWANDNWLYTAVNNYRLRWKDGQLIKQDIPGNGGQWGGTQDDDGKFWVVNAGGEKGPLNFQQHILYGQFATRNQFEPGFDVVWPAMGLRDYQGGPGKSRDDDTLNHFTATCGGEIYRGDQLPAELKGNLFFGEPVGRLVRRSTIEVNDGITILHNPYPQNEFLRSTDACFRPVDMKTAPDGTLFIVDMYRGIIQEGNWTREGSYLRKVILQHSMDKIIGRGRIWRLVHETTKPVPAPKLIDASPKELATTLAHPNGWYRDTAQKILVLKQDKSIAPTLTEMVQKHENALARIHALWTLEGLDALTPDIIRSALKDASPQVRRAGIRASESLTDEKLQQDVMALAKDSDPSVVIQVCLTAKLMKWKDHAKFVNLAALGAPSKGVKEIATQILTNSSEFPRELGGTQKEMMHRGQAIYQELCFTCHGLDGKGTAIDGPTGPMLLAPPLSGSKVVMGHRDGLILALLHGVTGPVNGKTFQAQMIPMANNPDEWISDVLSYVRNRFGNAGTFIETKDVARVRKESAARTTPMTEEEIFASAPPVLANRKDWKLATSEKADGLAGCIDGDLKSKWTSEKPLNNGMWLTIELPTEATINGLRFSFSAGGGYLTRNLRVETSADGKAWSKPVYNGGAPTNLTEIAFSPTKARFIKITQTGSGDKRTPWNIHELDITTPRSVMP, from the coding sequence ATGGTCAAGCTCACCCGCCAGCTCCTCCTTGCTGCCCTGTTAAGCCTGTCGTCGTCCGCCGTCGCGCAAGACAATGTCGAGTTCCCACCCAAGCCTCCGGTGAGGCCTCTCTCGCCTGCGGAGGCTGCCAAGACCTTCCAGCTTCCGCCGGGCTATCGCCTGGAGCTCGTGCTGAGCGAGCCGGAGATCGTGGACCCGGTGTGCATGGCCTTCGATGGCAACGGCCGCCTCTATGTGGCTGAGATGCGCACCTACATGCCAGACATCGATGGCACGAATCAACTCGTCCCCGGCAGCCGCGTTTCAGTGCACTGGTCCAGCAAGAATGATGGCGTGTACGACCAGCACCGCATTTTCGCAGACAACCTGAAGCTGCCCCGTCTGCTGCTCCCGCTCGCCGATGGCGTGCTCATCGGTGAGACGGATACGAATGACATCTATCTCTACAAGGACACCAACGGTGATGGCGTGAGCGATGAGAAGAAGCAGGTGTACCAGGGTGGACCACGCGGTGGAAACCTGGAGCACCAGCCCAGCGGCCTGACGTGGGCGAATGACAACTGGCTCTACACCGCGGTGAACAACTACCGCCTCCGCTGGAAGGACGGCCAGCTCATCAAGCAGGACATCCCCGGCAACGGCGGCCAGTGGGGGGGCACGCAAGATGATGATGGCAAATTCTGGGTGGTGAATGCCGGTGGTGAAAAGGGGCCGCTGAACTTCCAGCAGCACATTCTCTATGGGCAGTTCGCCACGAGGAACCAGTTCGAGCCTGGCTTTGATGTGGTGTGGCCTGCCATGGGCCTGCGCGACTATCAGGGTGGCCCCGGCAAGTCTCGTGATGATGACACGCTGAATCACTTCACCGCGACCTGCGGTGGTGAGATCTACCGTGGAGATCAGCTCCCCGCCGAGCTGAAGGGCAACCTTTTCTTTGGCGAGCCGGTGGGCCGCCTCGTGCGTCGCAGCACCATTGAGGTGAATGACGGCATCACCATCCTGCACAACCCGTATCCGCAGAATGAGTTCCTCCGCAGCACGGATGCCTGCTTCCGTCCTGTGGACATGAAGACCGCGCCGGATGGCACCCTTTTCATCGTGGATATGTATCGCGGCATCATTCAGGAGGGCAACTGGACGCGTGAAGGCAGCTACCTGCGCAAGGTGATCCTGCAGCACAGCATGGACAAGATCATCGGTCGCGGTCGCATCTGGCGCCTGGTGCATGAAACGACAAAGCCCGTACCTGCTCCGAAGTTGATCGATGCCTCGCCCAAGGAACTCGCCACGACCCTCGCGCATCCGAATGGTTGGTATCGTGATACGGCTCAGAAGATTCTGGTGCTGAAGCAGGACAAGAGCATCGCACCCACACTCACGGAAATGGTGCAAAAGCATGAGAATGCACTCGCACGCATCCATGCCCTGTGGACGCTGGAAGGCCTTGACGCACTCACGCCGGACATCATCCGCTCTGCATTGAAGGACGCGTCTCCGCAGGTGCGCCGCGCCGGCATCCGCGCCAGCGAATCACTGACGGATGAGAAGCTGCAGCAGGACGTGATGGCACTCGCGAAGGACAGCGACCCATCGGTGGTGATCCAGGTCTGCCTTACGGCAAAGCTCATGAAGTGGAAGGACCACGCGAAGTTCGTGAACCTCGCGGCTCTGGGCGCACCTTCCAAGGGCGTGAAGGAGATTGCCACGCAGATCCTCACGAACAGCAGCGAATTTCCCCGCGAGCTCGGCGGCACACAGAAGGAAATGATGCATCGTGGGCAGGCCATCTATCAGGAGCTGTGCTTCACCTGCCACGGTCTTGATGGCAAGGGCACGGCCATTGATGGACCCACCGGTCCCATGTTGCTCGCACCTCCGCTCTCGGGATCGAAAGTAGTCATGGGCCATCGCGATGGTCTCATCCTCGCGCTGCTGCACGGCGTGACGGGTCCGGTGAACGGCAAGACCTTCCAGGCACAGATGATCCCCATGGCGAACAATCCGGATGAGTGGATCTCCGATGTGCTCAGCTACGTGCGCAACCGCTTTGGGAACGCCGGCACCTTCATCGAGACCAAGGATGTGGCCCGTGTGCGCAAGGAATCCGCGGCGCGCACCACGCCCATGACGGAGGAGGAAATCTTTGCCTCAGCTCCCCCGGTGCTGGCCAATCGTAAGGACTGGAAACTCGCCACGAGTGAGAAGGCGGATGGCCTGGCGGGTTGCATCGACGGCGATCTGAAGTCCAAGTGGACCAGCGAGAAGCCGCTGAACAATGGCATGTGGCTCACTATCGAGCTGCCCACGGAAGCCACCATCAATGGCCTGCGCTTCTCCTTCAGCGCGGGCGGTGGCTATCTCACGCGAAACCTGCGCGTGGAAACTTCTGCGGACGGCAAGGCCTGGAGCAAGCCGGTGTACAATGGCGGTGCTCCCACGAACCTGACGGAAATCGCCTTCTCACCCACGAAGGCGAGGTTCATCAAGATCACGCAGACGGGGAGTGGTGACAAACGCACTCCGTGGAACATCCACGAGCTGGACATCACCACGCCTCGTAGCGTGATGCCCTGA
- a CDS encoding sialate O-acetylesterase, giving the protein MRSFVALRSLLVMKFGFLAATALLLSALSLTAEVTVNPLFADHMVLQRERLLPVWGKATPGEEVTVSFAGESKSTKANEIGRWQVVLSPKAVSRHPQKLTVKGKNLIVLEDVLVGDVWLGMGQSNMDWSLSTTDRREVIEKMPPGKFDNIRLFKVGETQVDTPAEEVKGAWTAAATKEILAFSATLFYFGEALSEHHPDVPLGLIRSSVGATNLYCWIPNELRDDDPSAAYLRTWWSNAMKGWSPEKQVQRDRELAEYEAKLKDYQQRKVNPPQDFKKPGELLGPQWSRRPSALYNGMIAPLQPYALRGVIWYQGEWDSKHDWVTVYHDMFAGFAKRLRANWASKSGGVSPGKFPIFLVQLPAREPNDGKYWPYMREVQERLATTVPDSGFVVTYDTNDPNELHPREKSPIGQRLALLARAKVYGEKVDWHGPLLKSSKQDGAQLVLEFDAGSESLKSSDGLPLRNFEVAGEDGAYYPAVAEIRGSGVRVSSPAVKSPRTARFAFVPAPGKPNFYNSAGLPAAPFRTDKLSRPSK; this is encoded by the coding sequence ATGAGATCATTCGTTGCTTTGCGTTCTCTCCTGGTGATGAAATTCGGCTTCCTCGCCGCCACGGCACTCCTGCTGTCAGCCCTTTCTCTGACGGCAGAGGTCACGGTGAATCCGCTCTTTGCGGATCACATGGTCTTGCAACGAGAACGCCTGCTTCCCGTGTGGGGCAAGGCGACACCGGGTGAGGAAGTCACGGTATCCTTCGCCGGAGAATCGAAGTCCACGAAGGCGAATGAAATTGGCCGGTGGCAGGTGGTGCTCTCGCCCAAGGCTGTCTCGCGTCACCCGCAGAAGCTGACGGTGAAGGGCAAGAACCTCATTGTGCTGGAGGATGTGCTGGTAGGTGATGTCTGGCTGGGCATGGGCCAGTCGAACATGGACTGGAGCCTTTCCACCACGGACCGGCGCGAAGTCATTGAGAAGATGCCGCCGGGAAAGTTCGACAACATCCGGCTCTTCAAGGTGGGTGAAACCCAGGTCGATACTCCGGCGGAGGAGGTGAAGGGTGCTTGGACCGCGGCCGCGACGAAGGAGATACTCGCCTTCAGCGCCACGCTCTTCTACTTCGGCGAGGCGCTCAGCGAGCATCATCCTGATGTACCGCTGGGATTGATTCGATCCTCTGTGGGCGCGACGAATCTCTACTGCTGGATCCCCAATGAACTCCGCGATGACGATCCTTCCGCTGCCTATCTGCGTACCTGGTGGAGCAATGCCATGAAGGGGTGGTCGCCAGAGAAACAGGTGCAACGGGATCGTGAACTCGCCGAATACGAAGCGAAGCTGAAGGACTACCAGCAGCGCAAGGTGAATCCGCCACAGGACTTCAAGAAGCCGGGCGAACTGCTGGGTCCCCAATGGTCCCGCCGTCCATCGGCCTTGTACAACGGGATGATTGCCCCATTGCAACCGTACGCCTTGCGAGGGGTCATCTGGTACCAGGGCGAGTGGGATTCCAAGCATGACTGGGTGACGGTGTATCATGATATGTTTGCCGGCTTTGCGAAACGCCTTCGTGCCAACTGGGCATCCAAATCCGGCGGGGTCTCACCGGGAAAGTTTCCCATCTTCCTGGTGCAACTCCCGGCACGCGAGCCGAACGATGGCAAGTACTGGCCCTACATGCGTGAAGTGCAGGAGCGTCTCGCCACCACCGTGCCGGACAGCGGTTTTGTGGTGACCTATGATACCAATGATCCCAACGAACTGCACCCCCGTGAGAAGTCGCCCATTGGCCAGCGTCTGGCCTTGCTGGCCCGTGCGAAGGTGTATGGTGAGAAAGTCGACTGGCATGGTCCGTTGCTGAAGTCCAGCAAGCAGGACGGCGCGCAGCTGGTGTTGGAATTCGATGCCGGAAGTGAATCGTTGAAGAGCAGCGATGGTCTGCCTTTGCGGAACTTCGAGGTGGCTGGTGAGGACGGTGCGTACTATCCCGCGGTGGCTGAGATTCGCGGTAGCGGTGTGCGGGTCTCCAGCCCAGCTGTGAAGTCGCCCCGCACGGCGAGATTCGCTTTTGTGCCTGCGCCCGGGAAGCCAAACTTCTACAACTCAGCAGGTCTGCCTGCGGCACCATTCCGCACGGACAAGCTTTCGCGGCCTTCCAAGTAG
- a CDS encoding Gfo/Idh/MocA family protein, translated as MAHSSGSLLRILVVGCGSIGERHLRCFQTTGRCEVEACDANHTLLQTVEERYGVKTQPDLNAALQSNRYDALIICTPAHTHLPIARLGAVHGAALLIEKPLSTSLDGVEETRCALERSGKHVAVAYVYHAFPWIREAQAHVKSGTLGRMLHATMQAGQHFPTFRPAYRDIYYAKREMGGGCIQDAITHAMNAMEWMLGPATRVFTDASHQMLEGVTVEDTVNLSVRHEDILASYAMNQFQTPNELSILLHGELGSLSIEHHRQRWGTMMRGETEWTWRVTPPLQRDDLFIAQANAFLDGMEGKPSPLCTFDEGVQTLKFNLAALRSMDSGLPVTIS; from the coding sequence ATGGCGCATTCCTCCGGCTCACTTCTCCGCATTCTGGTTGTCGGCTGTGGCAGCATTGGGGAGCGGCATCTGCGGTGTTTCCAGACAACCGGGCGTTGCGAGGTGGAAGCCTGTGATGCCAACCACACGCTGCTGCAGACCGTGGAGGAGCGATATGGGGTCAAGACGCAGCCTGATCTCAATGCCGCGCTGCAATCGAATCGCTATGACGCGCTCATCATCTGCACGCCAGCGCACACGCATTTGCCGATTGCGCGTCTGGGGGCGGTACATGGTGCAGCTCTATTGATAGAGAAGCCGCTCTCCACCTCACTGGATGGCGTGGAGGAGACACGCTGCGCCCTCGAGCGAAGTGGTAAGCATGTGGCCGTGGCGTATGTGTATCACGCTTTCCCGTGGATTCGCGAAGCGCAGGCGCATGTGAAGTCTGGCACGCTTGGACGCATGCTGCATGCCACGATGCAGGCGGGGCAGCATTTCCCCACATTTCGCCCGGCGTACCGGGACATCTACTATGCGAAGCGTGAGATGGGAGGCGGTTGTATTCAGGATGCCATCACGCATGCCATGAATGCCATGGAGTGGATGCTGGGTCCTGCAACGCGTGTCTTTACCGATGCCTCGCACCAGATGCTGGAGGGCGTGACGGTGGAGGATACGGTGAATCTCTCGGTGCGGCATGAGGATATTCTTGCGAGCTATGCCATGAATCAGTTTCAGACGCCCAATGAACTGAGCATCCTGCTGCACGGGGAGCTGGGCAGTCTGAGCATCGAGCATCACCGCCAGCGCTGGGGCACCATGATGCGCGGGGAAACGGAGTGGACCTGGCGTGTGACGCCTCCGCTTCAGCGGGACGACCTTTTCATCGCGCAGGCGAATGCCTTCCTCGATGGCATGGAGGGCAAGCCT